A genomic region of Micromonospora sp. NBRC 110009 contains the following coding sequences:
- a CDS encoding TM2 domain-containing protein, producing MSQPTASPQPMLVQVRQKQTGIAYLFWFFLGVFGGHQFYLGKTGRGLLYLFTVGIFGVGVLIDLFTLPSQVRQVNTQLAIGIR from the coding sequence ATGTCTCAGCCGACCGCCTCGCCGCAGCCGATGCTCGTGCAGGTTCGCCAGAAGCAGACCGGTATCGCCTACCTGTTCTGGTTCTTCCTCGGCGTCTTCGGTGGCCACCAGTTCTACCTCGGCAAGACCGGACGGGGTCTGCTCTACCTGTTCACCGTCGGCATCTTCGGCGTGGGCGTCCTGATCGACCTGTTCACGCTGCCGAGCCAGGTGCGTCAGGTCAACACGCAGCTCGCGATCGGGATCCGCTGA
- a CDS encoding class I SAM-dependent DNA methyltransferase codes for MTSSDLWDEDTAERYDAISAEMFAPDVLDPAVEFLARLAGGGPALEFAIGTGRVAIPLAARGISVTGIELSQPMVDRLRRKVPAQELPVVVGDMATTTVPGRFSLVYVAWNSIGNLCTQDEQVQCFRNAARHLLPGGRFVVELWVPGIRRFPPGQSAVPFEVTDRHVGFDTYDMVTQQGTSHHYRRLEDGSVRYGYSNFRYIWPAECDLMARLAGLTLEQRVADWTEAPFTSDSESHVSVWRKPLDAADQG; via the coding sequence ATGACGAGCAGCGATCTGTGGGACGAGGACACTGCGGAGCGTTATGACGCCATCTCGGCGGAGATGTTCGCGCCCGACGTGCTCGACCCTGCCGTGGAGTTCCTGGCCCGCCTTGCGGGTGGCGGTCCGGCGTTGGAGTTCGCGATCGGCACGGGGCGGGTCGCGATCCCGCTCGCTGCCCGAGGCATCTCGGTCACCGGGATCGAGCTCTCCCAGCCGATGGTCGACCGGCTGCGACGCAAGGTACCCGCGCAGGAGCTGCCGGTGGTGGTGGGCGACATGGCCACCACCACCGTCCCCGGTCGCTTCTCGCTGGTGTACGTCGCGTGGAACAGCATCGGGAACCTGTGTACGCAGGACGAGCAGGTGCAGTGCTTCCGCAATGCGGCCCGGCACCTGTTGCCGGGGGGTCGATTCGTCGTCGAGCTGTGGGTGCCCGGCATCCGGCGGTTTCCGCCGGGGCAGTCGGCGGTGCCGTTCGAGGTGACCGACCGGCACGTCGGCTTCGACACCTACGACATGGTCACCCAGCAGGGGACGTCGCACCACTACCGGCGGCTGGAGGACGGGAGCGTCCGCTACGGCTACAGCAACTTCCGCTACATCTGGCCGGCCGAGTGCGACCTGATGGCTCGGTTGGCCGGGCTGACCCTGGAGCAGCGGGTGGCGGACTGGACCGAGGCGCCGTTCACCTCGGACAGCGAGAGCCACGTGTCGGTCTGGCGCAAGCCGCTCGACGCCGCTGACCAGGGTTAG
- a CDS encoding phosphatase PAP2 family protein, producing the protein MTDAVATDVPDISADWYRDIVQFADHTPQPVQWFATHFTEGAIVLLGILMVLAALTRLVGGDLRGRALALAAPVAVMLAYGASEGLKDLVAEDRPCRSPADLVIVAGHCPAVGDWSFPSNHATIAGALAATALLLHRRIGLVAAPLALLAAFSRTFVGVHYPHDVAAGLLLGVVVGTLLTPLAARPLAEMLHRLQRPATAPPHPARR; encoded by the coding sequence ATGACTGACGCCGTGGCGACGGACGTCCCGGACATCAGCGCCGACTGGTACCGCGACATCGTCCAGTTCGCCGACCACACCCCGCAGCCGGTCCAGTGGTTCGCCACCCACTTCACCGAGGGAGCGATCGTGCTGCTCGGCATCCTGATGGTGCTGGCGGCGCTGACCAGGCTGGTCGGCGGCGACCTCCGGGGCCGGGCACTCGCCCTGGCCGCGCCGGTGGCGGTGATGCTGGCGTACGGCGCGAGCGAGGGGCTCAAGGACCTGGTCGCCGAGGACCGGCCCTGCCGCAGCCCGGCCGACCTGGTGATCGTCGCCGGCCACTGCCCGGCGGTCGGCGACTGGTCGTTCCCCAGCAACCACGCCACCATCGCGGGCGCGTTGGCCGCCACCGCGCTGCTGCTGCACCGGCGGATCGGCCTGGTGGCCGCACCGCTGGCCCTGCTCGCCGCGTTCTCCCGCACCTTCGTCGGGGTGCACTACCCGCACGACGTGGCCGCCGGCCTGCTGCTCGGCGTCGTGGTCGGCACCCTGCTCACCCCGCTCGCCGCCCGGCCCCTGGCCGAGATGCTGCACCGCCTCCAGCGCCCGGCCACCGCCCCACCCCACCCCGCCCGCCGCTGA
- a CDS encoding AfsR/SARP family transcriptional regulator → MRAEVGETIGFSVLGSIRVVRAGAELPLGARQQRLVLAMLLVRAGSPVSLAELVDLLWDEEPPASAANVVHRHVGMLRRLFEPGLPTRAAGRHILRELSGYRLRADEESLDLLKFRSLSRLAGRSLQDGDPESALRHSLDGLRLWRGRCAAGLEPASRLHPAFLAVEAERAEAVRTAADAAERCGRMSAVLAPLRQAAEQHPLDESLQSRLLLALAADGRQAEAVEVYRVVRRRLADDLGVDPGEELREAYDRLLHQRTRPARTEPPAPLPRPAQLPPDLPFFSGRDDLIAEARAAVARPGGPAVLAIDGMPGVGKTALAVHLAHGFAGGYPDGQLYVDLRGYDGREPAMSPAEALRGFLGSLGVPQEGIPAELHAQAGMYRSSLAGRRLLIVLDNCRDAEQIRHLLPGGPGCLVIVTSRSRLSTLLTTAGAHPLPVGLPSVDEARAALLGPLGAGRVAADPAAIDAIIASCGRLPLALAVVAARAASLAGTSSTQIAAELARAPGSLDGFDDDDPQTGLRAVFSWSYQALSAPAARLFRLLPIHPGPDMSIAGAAGLAGVPLRSARALLGELSRAHLIGEDLPGRYRTHDLLLAYATELGEEHDGPAERAAAELRCLRFYRATGYEAHRWLLTSEYQPMIEPGPGETPLRFAGHGDAMRWFTAERQVLTALIGRAARQGRHTEAWQLALGMQHFFERSGRWIDWTTTGEVALEAARAGGDLVGQARMHRSLAGAAYFRHEHETAIGHLDQALELLARLGLHGEMTRAAINRAMILAAQGRHEEVVRALSAAVGPWTAGDHKLLADVLVIMATSYAELGREEDAVRCAEQAMALSRGARYRLGIAEAWEVFGRVHSARRELGRAVDCWREAAVAYQEASASAPAAEVLAMLGDALAAAGDQDAAVRAWREALTLIPSAQTPTARRLAGLLAVVTSHP, encoded by the coding sequence GTGCGGGCGGAGGTGGGCGAGACGATCGGTTTCTCGGTGCTCGGCTCGATCAGGGTCGTCCGCGCCGGCGCCGAGCTGCCGCTGGGCGCCCGCCAGCAGCGCCTGGTGCTCGCGATGCTGCTGGTCCGGGCCGGTTCACCGGTCTCCCTCGCCGAGCTGGTCGACCTGCTCTGGGACGAGGAGCCCCCGGCCAGCGCCGCGAACGTCGTGCACCGGCACGTCGGCATGCTCCGGCGCCTGTTCGAGCCCGGCCTGCCCACCCGGGCGGCGGGTCGGCACATCCTCCGGGAGCTCTCCGGCTACCGGCTGCGCGCCGACGAGGAGTCCCTCGACCTGCTGAAGTTCCGGTCGCTGAGCCGGCTGGCGGGCCGGAGCCTGCAGGACGGCGACCCGGAGTCGGCGCTGCGGCATTCCCTCGACGGGCTGCGGCTGTGGCGCGGCCGGTGCGCTGCCGGGCTGGAACCGGCGTCCCGCCTGCATCCCGCGTTCCTCGCCGTGGAGGCCGAACGCGCCGAGGCGGTGCGCACGGCCGCCGACGCCGCCGAGCGCTGCGGCCGGATGAGCGCGGTGTTGGCGCCGTTGCGGCAGGCCGCCGAGCAGCACCCGCTCGACGAGTCGCTGCAGAGCCGGTTGCTGCTGGCGCTGGCCGCCGACGGCCGCCAGGCGGAAGCCGTCGAGGTGTACCGGGTGGTGCGCCGCCGGCTCGCCGACGACCTGGGCGTCGATCCGGGCGAGGAGCTGCGGGAGGCGTACGACCGGCTGCTGCACCAGCGCACCCGGCCGGCGCGTACCGAGCCGCCGGCGCCGCTCCCGCGGCCCGCGCAGCTGCCGCCGGACCTGCCCTTCTTCAGCGGCCGGGACGACTTGATCGCGGAGGCCCGCGCGGCGGTCGCGCGCCCGGGCGGGCCGGCGGTGCTCGCGATCGACGGCATGCCGGGGGTCGGCAAGACCGCCCTCGCCGTCCACCTCGCCCACGGGTTCGCCGGCGGTTACCCGGACGGGCAGCTCTATGTCGACCTGCGCGGATACGACGGGCGGGAGCCGGCGATGAGCCCCGCCGAGGCGCTGCGCGGCTTCCTCGGCTCGCTCGGGGTGCCGCAGGAGGGCATTCCCGCCGAGCTGCACGCCCAGGCGGGCATGTACCGCAGCAGCCTTGCCGGCCGGCGCCTGCTGATCGTGCTCGACAACTGCCGGGACGCCGAGCAGATCCGGCACCTGCTGCCGGGCGGCCCCGGCTGCCTGGTGATCGTCACCAGCCGCAGCCGGCTCAGCACCCTGCTGACCACGGCCGGCGCCCACCCGTTGCCGGTCGGCCTGCCGAGCGTCGACGAGGCCCGCGCGGCGCTCCTGGGGCCGCTCGGCGCCGGCCGCGTCGCGGCGGATCCGGCCGCGATCGACGCCATCATCGCCAGCTGCGGGCGGCTGCCGCTCGCGCTGGCCGTGGTGGCCGCCCGCGCGGCGAGCCTGGCGGGGACGTCATCGACGCAGATCGCCGCCGAGCTGGCCCGAGCGCCGGGGAGCCTGGACGGCTTCGACGACGACGATCCGCAGACCGGCCTGCGTGCCGTCTTCTCCTGGTCCTACCAGGCGCTCTCCGCCCCGGCCGCCCGGCTCTTCCGGCTACTGCCGATCCACCCTGGCCCCGACATGTCGATCGCCGGGGCGGCGGGCCTGGCCGGCGTGCCGCTGCGGAGCGCGCGGGCACTGCTCGGCGAGCTGAGCCGCGCGCACCTGATCGGCGAGGATCTGCCGGGCCGCTACCGCACCCACGATCTGCTGCTGGCCTACGCCACGGAGCTGGGCGAGGAACACGACGGCCCGGCCGAGCGCGCCGCCGCGGAGCTGCGCTGCCTGCGGTTCTACCGGGCCACCGGCTATGAGGCGCACCGCTGGCTGCTGACCTCCGAGTACCAACCGATGATCGAGCCGGGGCCGGGCGAGACACCGCTGCGCTTCGCCGGGCACGGCGACGCCATGCGCTGGTTCACCGCCGAGCGGCAGGTCCTGACCGCGCTGATCGGCCGGGCCGCCCGCCAGGGCCGGCACACCGAGGCCTGGCAGCTCGCCCTGGGCATGCAGCACTTCTTCGAACGCAGCGGCCGGTGGATCGACTGGACGACGACCGGCGAGGTGGCCCTCGAGGCCGCCCGGGCGGGCGGCGACCTGGTCGGGCAGGCCCGGATGCACCGCAGCCTGGCCGGCGCGGCCTACTTCCGGCACGAGCACGAGACCGCGATCGGGCACCTCGACCAGGCGCTCGAGCTGCTCGCCCGGCTTGGCCTGCACGGCGAGATGACCAGGGCCGCGATCAACCGGGCGATGATCCTGGCCGCCCAGGGGCGACACGAGGAGGTCGTCCGGGCGCTCTCCGCGGCGGTGGGGCCATGGACGGCCGGAGACCACAAACTGCTCGCGGACGTCCTGGTGATCATGGCCACGAGCTACGCCGAACTGGGCCGGGAGGAAGACGCCGTGCGCTGCGCCGAGCAGGCGATGGCGCTGTCGCGCGGAGCACGGTACCGGCTGGGCATCGCCGAGGCGTGGGAGGTGTTCGGCCGGGTGCACTCCGCCCGCCGGGAGCTCGGCAGGGCGGTCGACTGCTGGCGCGAGGCGGCCGTCGCCTACCAGGAGGCCTCGGCGTCGGCGCCGGCCGCGGAGGTGCTGGCAATGCTCGGCGACGCCCTCGCCGCCGCCGGCGATCAGGACGCCGCGGTGCGGGCGTGGCGGGAGGCGCTGACCCTGATCCCGTCCGCGCAGACGCCGACCGCCCGGCGGCTGGCCGGCCTGCTCGCGGTGGTCACGTCGCATCCCTGA
- a CDS encoding sigma-70 family RNA polymerase sigma factor: MTALHADHARAVLRLLLVLTRSQRQTAEDLLQETMLRAWRHLDSVPAEPDAARRWLLTVARRLVIDGVRLRRGRPAEVHLVDMTWIPAGDDTTGAALAAHAIRHALGRLSPAQRSLLSDVYLVGRSAEEVAGRLGVPIGTVKSRTHHALRALRTGLEAA, encoded by the coding sequence ATGACCGCGCTCCATGCGGACCACGCCCGCGCCGTGCTGCGTCTCCTGCTCGTGCTGACCCGCAGCCAGCGGCAGACCGCCGAGGATCTGCTCCAGGAGACGATGCTGCGGGCCTGGCGGCACCTCGACTCGGTGCCGGCCGAGCCCGACGCCGCCCGCCGGTGGCTGCTGACCGTCGCCCGGCGGCTCGTCATCGACGGCGTCCGGCTGCGGCGGGGCCGCCCGGCCGAGGTCCATCTCGTCGACATGACCTGGATTCCCGCTGGTGACGACACCACCGGCGCCGCACTGGCGGCGCACGCCATCCGGCATGCGCTCGGCCGGTTGAGCCCGGCGCAGCGCAGTCTGCTCTCCGACGTCTACCTGGTCGGGCGGTCAGCGGAAGAGGTCGCCGGCCGGCTGGGCGTGCCGATCGGCACGGTGAAGTCCCGGACCCACCATGCGCTGCGCGCCCTGCGCACCGGCCTCGAGGCGGCCTGA
- a CDS encoding AfsR/SARP family transcriptional regulator: protein MTSPLSFAVLGPVRAWRGQSEIGLGTRQQRLILALLLARAGGAVSVAELVDLLWESDPPPSAVNVVHRHVGMLRRRFEPGLPTRAAGSVLIRDGAEYQLRIDGESLDLLRFRRLVAEAGGGFGEPAVELYREALALWRDRCAADLQAGRRAHPEFVAVDGERVAAVRAAADAALRAGCVPAVLPAIRLAAEHEPLDEALQARLLLALAADGRRAEALAAYADIEHRLADELGIQPGGNLRAARDSLLDHDFPGDGPRSRRGVRPAIIRSGAPPIGAEAEFGRPAFIRSGAPPGGAEAELWPPAELKLSQPTRVEPPAQLPADHPHFTGRRGVLAAAAELLAGDRQTTALVIDGMPGVGKTTLAVHLAHRLAARYPDGQLHADLRGFDSGESVMAPGEALRGFLWSLGVAPAAIPAELHAQAGLYRSILAERRMLILLDNCRDWDQIRHLLPGTGGSLVIATSRRRITGLATPVGAQPLHLDPLTDAEARELLARRLGDAVAADPAAVDEIIARCGRLPLALALVATRSVGRPGLSLPAVAGELAEADGRLAGFGDAHAHLEATFSWSYRALTPEAARLFRLLPLHPTGELTTEAAAALGGLSLRAARGLLAELGAQLLVQPGDGRWRMHGLLRAYAVELGEEHDDAAERNAAIERVHDYYQRSCSGTGDPDAAPVGAASGALAQYR from the coding sequence ATGACCAGCCCGCTCTCGTTCGCGGTTCTCGGCCCGGTGCGCGCCTGGCGCGGCCAGTCCGAAATCGGTCTGGGCACCCGGCAGCAGCGGCTGATCCTGGCGTTGCTGCTCGCCCGGGCCGGCGGCGCGGTCAGCGTCGCCGAGCTCGTCGACCTGCTCTGGGAGTCCGACCCCCCACCCAGCGCGGTCAACGTGGTGCACCGGCACGTCGGGATGCTCCGGCGGCGCTTCGAGCCGGGCCTGCCGACGCGGGCAGCGGGCTCGGTGCTGATCCGCGACGGCGCCGAATACCAGCTGCGGATCGACGGCGAATCGCTCGACCTGCTGCGGTTCCGGCGCCTGGTCGCCGAGGCCGGTGGCGGCTTCGGCGAGCCGGCCGTCGAGCTCTACCGGGAGGCGCTGGCGCTGTGGCGCGACCGGTGCGCCGCGGACCTGCAGGCCGGCCGCCGGGCTCATCCGGAGTTCGTCGCGGTCGACGGCGAGCGGGTTGCGGCCGTCCGGGCGGCGGCCGACGCCGCCTTGCGGGCCGGGTGCGTTCCCGCAGTGCTGCCCGCGATCCGGCTGGCCGCCGAACACGAGCCGCTGGACGAGGCACTACAGGCGCGGCTGCTCCTCGCGCTCGCCGCGGACGGCCGGCGGGCCGAGGCCCTCGCGGCTTATGCCGACATCGAGCACCGGCTCGCCGACGAGCTCGGCATCCAGCCGGGCGGCAACCTGCGCGCGGCGCGGGACAGCCTGCTCGACCACGACTTCCCGGGCGACGGCCCCAGGTCGCGGCGCGGCGTCAGACCGGCCATCATTCGGTCCGGAGCGCCGCCCATCGGCGCGGAGGCCGAATTTGGCCGCCCGGCCTTCATTCGGTCCGGAGCGCCGCCTGGCGGGGCGGAGGCCGAATTATGGCCACCGGCCGAGCTGAAGTTGTCGCAGCCGACCCGGGTCGAGCCGCCGGCGCAGTTGCCGGCCGACCACCCCCACTTCACCGGCCGCCGCGGCGTCCTGGCCGCCGCGGCGGAGCTGCTGGCCGGAGACCGGCAGACCACGGCGCTGGTCATCGACGGAATGCCCGGTGTCGGGAAGACCACCCTCGCGGTGCACCTGGCCCACCGGCTGGCCGCCCGCTACCCCGATGGGCAGCTGCACGCGGACCTGCGGGGTTTCGACTCCGGCGAGTCGGTGATGGCACCGGGGGAGGCGTTGCGCGGCTTCCTCTGGTCTCTCGGGGTCGCCCCGGCCGCGATCCCGGCCGAGCTGCACGCCCAGGCCGGCCTCTACCGCAGCATCCTGGCCGAACGCCGGATGCTGATCCTGCTCGACAACTGCCGCGACTGGGACCAGATCCGGCACCTGCTGCCCGGCACCGGCGGCAGTCTCGTCATCGCCACCAGCCGCCGCCGGATCACCGGCCTGGCCACCCCGGTCGGCGCCCAACCGCTGCACCTCGACCCGCTGACCGACGCCGAGGCCCGCGAGCTGCTCGCCCGCCGGCTCGGCGACGCGGTGGCCGCCGACCCGGCCGCCGTCGACGAGATCATCGCGCGGTGTGGCCGGCTGCCGCTCGCCCTGGCGCTGGTCGCCACCCGCAGCGTCGGCCGGCCCGGGCTCAGCCTGCCCGCGGTCGCCGGTGAGCTGGCCGAGGCCGACGGCCGGCTGGCCGGCTTCGGGGACGCACACGCCCATCTGGAGGCGACCTTCTCCTGGTCCTACCGGGCCCTGACTCCCGAGGCAGCCCGGCTCTTCCGGCTGCTGCCCCTGCACCCGACCGGGGAGCTGACCACCGAAGCGGCGGCCGCCCTGGGCGGCCTGTCCCTGCGCGCCGCCCGCGGCCTGCTCGCCGAGCTCGGGGCGCAGCTGCTGGTCCAGCCCGGCGACGGCCGGTGGCGGATGCATGGTCTGCTGCGCGCCTATGCCGTGGAGCTCGGGGAGGAACACGACGACGCGGCCGAGCGGAACGCCGCCATCGAGCGGGTCCACGACTATTACCAGCGGAGCTGCTCTGGCACCGGTGACCCGGACGCGGCGCCGGTGGGCGCCGCGTCCGGGGCCCTCGCTCAGTACCGGTAG
- a CDS encoding S8 family peptidase, which translates to MRSVRKISALALLVLGVSAVTPGASPASAQPQAAKPATPPAVASKPRTVTLLTGDTVHVSTKNGQTAVDVVPGKGRERIPFITHSAGKDVRVIPADAVGLLNRGKLDERLFDISMQVGFGYDDTRATLPLIVQHSGAAPARLAGARTTRELSGLSAVAENRADAVSFWNSLTSATSGTERQLRAGFDKIWLDGLRHPTLDVSVPLTGAPQAWQAGWTGTGVKVGLIDTGVDLTHPDLADRVAAAENFTSDPDNLDRVGHGTHVASTIAGSGAASQGRYKGMAPGATIYSAKVCMQEGCPESAIVAGMTWAAQQGVKVANMSLGGPDSPDTDPIEAALADLTHRYGVLFVVAAGNSGLAGESTVSSPGDVAEALTVGAVTKTGELAEFSSRGPRVGDAGIKPDITAPGVGIVAARSSTSDLWPDDENPQYASLSGTSMATPHVAGAAAILLQQHPDWAPERIKSTLMAAAQPNAAIGVYEQGAGFLNVARAIRQDVTASPVSIAFERNTTAQQRTVTYANGGSADLTLAVSLDAKDADGAPAPAGLFSLSASSVTVPAGGTATVTVNVQAGTDLPDRYFGGEVTATGGGAQVQTPVALDVVRHDLTVKFIGPDGGAPTAEQGWVTVLTDLDRQTVLVFDDPATTRYRVRAGRYLVQTYLLTGDWANPDITTLVRPSLDMTKDQALTMDTRQAKPIAVSVPNSKAAAVWQESGWTIRTEQPEIWGSNDPYGVLMNVPFDKVRTAQIGTGKTPGFVSYVNAIWAGVAQNGSVYNTPYVYRVYLYEPEKMMTGLTRKLHAGDFATVRSQISADVAGVPVSRTAIAHAPGNSPVYRDEYQAQPSFSYDAPNTITEYYNQDKQAVWQSTSFQRRFTYYESAWTSFKAGRTYNVKWANAVAGPVFPEPNFGQQFATRYWGDQIGGPGPLHGDGSGHMGFRFTRGGSVDVSLYRNGVKVGDGTETPWAWHVPAETGDYRLAATFRSDPVFSLSTVVDAEWTFKSGHVADGELVKLPLTAVRFTPELDIDNRAPADQLFAIPVSLDRQIGAEPGQTTSLTVEASFDDGQTWQQLTVQRSGEKGVAWVRNPAGTGFVSLRAAATDTSGNTVKQTIIRAYRY; encoded by the coding sequence ATGCGTTCAGTTCGCAAGATATCGGCGCTGGCACTACTCGTGCTGGGCGTCTCGGCGGTGACACCGGGCGCCTCACCGGCGTCGGCGCAGCCGCAGGCCGCGAAGCCGGCGACCCCACCCGCGGTCGCGTCCAAACCCCGGACGGTCACTCTGCTCACCGGCGACACCGTCCACGTCAGCACCAAGAATGGCCAGACGGCCGTCGACGTCGTGCCGGGCAAGGGACGGGAACGGATCCCGTTCATCACCCACAGCGCCGGCAAGGACGTGCGGGTCATCCCCGCCGACGCCGTCGGCCTGCTCAACCGGGGCAAGCTCGACGAGCGGCTCTTCGACATCTCGATGCAGGTCGGGTTCGGCTACGACGACACCCGGGCCACCCTGCCGCTCATCGTCCAGCACAGCGGCGCCGCCCCCGCCCGCCTCGCCGGCGCCCGGACCACCCGGGAACTCTCCGGATTGAGCGCGGTCGCGGAGAACCGCGCGGACGCGGTGTCCTTCTGGAACAGCCTCACATCCGCCACGAGTGGCACCGAGCGGCAACTGCGGGCCGGGTTCGACAAGATCTGGCTCGACGGGCTGCGCCACCCCACCCTCGACGTCAGCGTCCCGCTGACCGGCGCGCCGCAGGCCTGGCAGGCCGGCTGGACGGGCACGGGGGTGAAGGTCGGCCTGATCGACACCGGCGTCGACCTGACCCACCCCGACCTGGCCGACCGCGTCGCCGCCGCGGAGAACTTCACCTCGGACCCGGACAACCTGGACCGGGTCGGCCACGGCACCCACGTCGCCTCCACCATCGCCGGCAGCGGGGCCGCGTCGCAGGGCCGTTACAAGGGCATGGCGCCCGGCGCGACCATCTACAGCGCCAAGGTCTGCATGCAGGAGGGCTGCCCGGAGTCGGCGATCGTGGCCGGCATGACCTGGGCGGCGCAGCAGGGCGTCAAGGTCGCCAACATGAGCCTCGGTGGCCCGGACAGCCCGGACACCGACCCGATCGAGGCTGCCCTGGCCGACCTCACCCACCGTTACGGCGTGCTCTTCGTCGTCGCCGCGGGCAACTCCGGCCTGGCCGGCGAGTCCACGGTGAGCTCGCCCGGCGACGTGGCCGAGGCGCTGACCGTGGGCGCCGTGACCAAGACCGGTGAGCTTGCCGAGTTCTCCAGCCGGGGTCCGCGCGTGGGTGACGCCGGCATCAAGCCGGACATCACCGCGCCCGGCGTCGGCATCGTCGCCGCCCGCAGCTCGACCTCGGACCTGTGGCCGGACGACGAGAACCCGCAGTACGCCAGCCTCTCCGGCACCTCGATGGCGACTCCGCACGTGGCCGGCGCGGCGGCGATCCTGCTCCAGCAGCACCCGGACTGGGCGCCTGAGCGGATCAAGTCCACGCTGATGGCGGCCGCGCAGCCGAACGCCGCCATCGGGGTCTACGAGCAGGGCGCGGGCTTCCTCAACGTCGCCCGGGCGATCCGGCAGGACGTCACGGCGAGCCCGGTCAGCATCGCCTTCGAGCGGAACACCACCGCGCAGCAGCGCACCGTCACGTACGCGAACGGCGGCTCTGCCGACCTCACCCTGGCCGTCTCCCTCGACGCCAAGGACGCCGACGGCGCCCCGGCGCCGGCCGGCCTGTTCAGCCTCAGCGCCTCCTCGGTGACGGTCCCGGCCGGCGGCACCGCCACCGTGACCGTCAACGTGCAGGCCGGCACGGACCTGCCGGACCGCTACTTCGGCGGTGAGGTGACCGCCACCGGTGGCGGCGCGCAGGTGCAGACCCCGGTCGCGCTCGACGTCGTCCGCCACGACCTGACCGTCAAGTTCATCGGGCCGGACGGCGGAGCGCCCACGGCCGAGCAGGGCTGGGTGACCGTCCTGACCGACCTGGACCGGCAGACCGTCCTGGTGTTCGACGACCCCGCGACCACCAGGTACCGGGTCCGCGCGGGCCGCTACCTGGTCCAGACCTACCTGTTGACCGGCGACTGGGCGAACCCGGACATCACCACGCTGGTGCGCCCGAGCCTCGACATGACCAAGGATCAGGCGCTCACCATGGACACCCGCCAGGCGAAGCCGATCGCGGTGTCGGTGCCGAACTCGAAGGCCGCTGCGGTCTGGCAGGAGTCCGGCTGGACGATCCGGACCGAGCAGCCGGAGATCTGGGGCAGCAACGACCCGTACGGCGTGCTGATGAACGTCCCGTTCGACAAGGTGCGGACCGCGCAGATCGGGACCGGCAAGACGCCCGGCTTCGTCTCGTACGTCAATGCGATCTGGGCCGGGGTGGCCCAGAACGGCAGCGTGTACAACACTCCGTACGTCTACCGGGTCTACCTCTACGAGCCGGAGAAGATGATGACCGGGCTGACCCGCAAGCTGCACGCGGGTGACTTCGCCACGGTCCGCTCCCAGATCAGCGCGGACGTGGCCGGCGTACCGGTGTCGCGGACCGCGATCGCGCACGCGCCCGGCAACTCGCCGGTCTACCGCGACGAGTACCAGGCCCAGCCGAGCTTCTCCTACGACGCGCCGAACACCATCACCGAGTACTACAACCAGGACAAGCAGGCGGTGTGGCAGTCGACCTCGTTCCAGCGGCGGTTCACGTACTACGAGTCGGCGTGGACCAGCTTCAAGGCCGGCCGCACGTACAACGTGAAGTGGGCCAACGCGGTGGCCGGGCCGGTCTTCCCGGAGCCGAACTTCGGCCAGCAGTTCGCCACCCGGTACTGGGGTGACCAGATCGGCGGGCCGGGGCCGCTGCACGGCGACGGCTCCGGGCACATGGGCTTCCGGTTCACTCGCGGCGGCAGCGTGGACGTGAGCCTCTACCGCAACGGGGTCAAGGTCGGCGACGGGACCGAGACGCCCTGGGCCTGGCACGTGCCCGCGGAGACGGGTGACTACCGGCTGGCCGCGACCTTCCGCAGCGACCCGGTGTTCAGCCTCTCGACGGTGGTCGACGCGGAGTGGACCTTCAAGTCCGGACACGTGGCCGACGGCGAGTTGGTGAAGCTGCCGCTGACGGCGGTCCGGTTCACCCCGGAGCTCGACATCGACAACCGGGCGCCGGCCGACCAGTTGTTCGCGATCCCGGTCTCGCTCGACCGTCAGATCGGGGCGGAGCCGGGCCAGACCACGAGCCTGACCGTCGAGGCGTCCTTCGACGACGGCCAGACCTGGCAGCAGCTGACGGTGCAGCGGTCCGGCGAGAAGGGGGTCGCCTGGGTGCGCAACCCGGCCGGCACCGGCTTCGTCTCGCTGCGGGCCGCCGCGACGGACACCAGCGGTAACACGGTCAAGCAGACCATCATCCGCGCCTACCGGTACTGA